A single genomic interval of Lewinellaceae bacterium harbors:
- the pyk gene encoding pyruvate kinase, whose amino-acid sequence MKFQNTKIVATVGPACEDYDTLLALAKAGVDVFRLNFSHGAHEYHQQVIYNIIRINEEHRFHLGILADLQGPKLRVGKVEGEGIHLDAGDIITFTNTKCIGNRERVYMSYDQFAQDVVVGEKVLIDDGKLIFTVAETNKKDEVKLRVEFGGILKSNKGVNLPDTHVSLPSVTEKDYEDLMFILTQPVNWIALSFVRSADDIKHLRNIIREHEHPAKIIAKIEKPEAVRNIDKIIAKSDAIMVARGDLGVEVPMEKLPLIQKDITSKCLQLGRPCIVATQMMESMIHNPSPTRAEITDVANAVLDGADAVMLSGETSVGDHPVKVVEAMSTIIEEAEGHYHFNEKKSKPSRKSNTFFSDVICYQAVKTAEYVGAKALLGMTVSGYTAFRMAAYRPPNAIYIFSDRRYMLATLNLVWGVRTFFYDKFTTTDDTIADVVEILKVHNVVKPGDLVVNTGSMPLGKRARTNMLKITLVE is encoded by the coding sequence GGATGTATTCCGGTTGAACTTCAGCCACGGGGCACATGAGTATCACCAGCAGGTCATTTACAACATTATACGTATCAATGAAGAACACCGGTTCCACCTCGGTATTCTTGCGGACCTGCAGGGACCAAAACTCCGGGTGGGGAAAGTGGAAGGTGAAGGGATCCATCTGGACGCGGGTGACATCATCACGTTTACCAATACCAAATGCATCGGCAACCGGGAACGGGTCTATATGAGTTATGACCAGTTTGCCCAGGATGTGGTGGTTGGTGAAAAAGTACTGATCGATGACGGAAAATTGATCTTCACCGTTGCCGAGACCAATAAAAAGGACGAGGTAAAGCTCAGGGTGGAGTTCGGAGGCATCTTAAAATCGAATAAGGGCGTCAATCTCCCCGACACCCATGTCTCTCTCCCCTCGGTCACTGAAAAAGATTATGAAGACCTGATGTTCATTCTCACCCAGCCGGTCAACTGGATAGCCCTGTCCTTTGTTCGCTCGGCCGACGACATCAAGCACCTGCGAAACATTATCAGGGAACACGAGCACCCAGCCAAGATCATTGCCAAAATTGAAAAACCGGAAGCTGTCCGGAATATTGATAAGATCATCGCCAAATCCGATGCCATCATGGTGGCCCGGGGCGACCTGGGAGTTGAAGTCCCCATGGAAAAACTGCCCCTGATCCAGAAAGATATTACCTCAAAATGTCTGCAACTTGGCCGGCCCTGCATCGTGGCCACCCAGATGATGGAGTCCATGATCCACAATCCCAGTCCCACCCGGGCTGAGATAACGGACGTGGCCAACGCCGTCCTGGATGGAGCCGATGCCGTAATGCTGAGCGGGGAAACCTCGGTGGGCGACCATCCGGTGAAAGTCGTCGAGGCGATGTCAACCATCATTGAAGAGGCCGAAGGCCACTACCATTTCAACGAAAAGAAATCCAAACCATCCCGTAAATCCAATACTTTTTTCTCGGATGTCATCTGCTACCAGGCCGTTAAGACGGCTGAATATGTCGGCGCCAAGGCGTTGCTGGGGATGACCGTATCCGGTTACACTGCCTTCCGGATGGCTGCATACCGGCCGCCCAATGCTATTTACATCTTTTCAGACCGCAGATACATGCTGGCCACCCTCAATCTGGTTTGGGGAGTACGGACATTTTTTTACGATAAGTTTACGACCACCGATGACACCATAGCTGATGTCGTTGAAATCCTGAAAGTCCACAATGTGGTAAAACCGGGTGATTTGGTCGTCAATACCGGATCCATGCCGCTCGGTAAGCGGGCACGAACGAATATGCTGAAAATAACGTTG